One window from the genome of Rhinolophus ferrumequinum isolate MPI-CBG mRhiFer1 chromosome 10, mRhiFer1_v1.p, whole genome shotgun sequence encodes:
- the REP15 gene encoding rab15 effector protein: MGQKPSQQLALKDSEEVLSVCEAVSGAMIHAARKLQDYLGFADPLSNLCPAPNTLNEIFLIHFITFCQEKGVTGRLTTTKMTKHQASLFGADWIWTFWGSNKHIRLQLAVQTLQMSSLHPVESEPGDLSNPESRAEESSRKRSRFDKLEEFCNLIGEDCLGLFIIFGVPGKPKDIRGVVLDSVKSEPVRGHVPGGQAVAQFILETEDCVSIRELLGNCLSKKDGLREVGKVYISIL; this comes from the coding sequence ATGGGGCAAAAACCATCACAACAATTGGCTCTGAAGGACAGCGAAGAAGTTCTTAGTGTCTGTGAGGCTGTCAGTGGAGCTATGATCCACGCAGCTCGGAAACTGCAGGATTACCTTGGCTTTGCAGACCCTCTGAGCAATCTCTGCCCAGCTCCAAACACTTTAAATGAAATCTTCTTAATTCACTTCATCACCTTCTGCCAAGAAAAGGGAGTTACTGGGCGTCTCACCACCACCAAGATGACCAAGCACCAGGCCTCATTATTTGGGGCAGACTGGATTTGGACCTTTTGGGGATCCAATAAGCACATCAGGCTTCAGTTGGCTGTCCAGACTCTGCAGATGTCTTCTCTCCATCCTGTGGAATCTGAGCCTGGTGACCTCTCCAATCCAGAATCCAGGGCAGAAGAGTCTTCCCGGAAGAGAAGCAGATTTGATAAGCTGGAAGAATTCTGTAACTTGATAGGAGAGGATTGTCTGGGCCTCTTTATCATCTTTGGTGTACCAGGAAAGCCTAAAGACATTAGGGGAGTTGTCCTGGACAGTGTCAAAAGTGAGCCCGTGAGGGGCCATGTACCAGGAGGGCAGGCTGTGGCACAATTTATCCTGGAAACTGAAGATTGTGTCTCCATCAGAGAGCTGCTTGGAAACTGTCTGAGTAAGAAAGACGGGCTAAGAGAGGTGGGCAAGGTTTATATTAGCATCCTCTGA